The stretch of DNA TTGGCTGATGCCCTGATTGGCACTGCGGTTCCCATTTTGTTGTTGATGGGAATTGGGTTTTTGTCCAGAAAATTTGATTTACTAAAATCGGGGGACGAACGGGTACTCAGCTCGTATGTTTACTATTTTGCGTTGCCTGCCCGATTTATTGTCGACATGGCACAAACAACCTTTGTTACAGAAACACTAGTTTTCATCTTTGCGGGGATTATTCCCATTTTTTTGGTCGTAGCAATTTTTAGTTTACTTTATGTGACAGTTAGGTTTTCAAGAAACACGTTTTATCTTCTCACATTAAGCACAATTTTCGGAAACACAGCATTTTTTGGGATTCCTTTTGTTACTTTTGCGTTTCCGTCAACCCAAACTGAACAAACTGCTACCCTCTCAGCTGCAACAATTGGAATTGCAGCCATTGCGGTGTCTGTTGCATTGTTGGAGTTTTATCGTCTGGAAAAAATTTCAAAAATACAGGGTTTAAAGTATGTTGGTAGCCGGTTACTGAAAAATCCGTTGATAGTTTCAATTTTTGTTGGCATCATAATTTCTTTAGTTGGAATAGAGATTCCCTTACCTCTGGCTACGGTTTTAGATATGATAGGAGGCACCACCTCTGCAGTTGCAATTTTTATGTTGGGGGCGTTTTTGTATGGAAAAAAATACACCAATCTAAAAGTTGGATTTGGATTGAGCCTTTTGCGGATAATTTTGTTGCCGTTGATTGCTTTGGCTACTTTGATGCTGTTTGAGTTGCCCATAATGGAAGAATCAGTAATTGTGCTAATGCACGCTATGCCCGTTGCGGTCGCATTATCTGTTTTGAGTGAGCGTTACAATTTCCATCGAGAAACAATTGCTTCCCTGACATTGGTTTCCTCTGTGGGGGCAATCGTTTATCTTAACCTTTGGTTAGCCCTGCTAGGTGTTTAAGTCAAAAAGGCAAGAAAGGATTGCGCAAAAACATTTTTGAGGTTTATTGCTCGTGTGAAACTTGCAGATTAGTTGTGTGTAGCGCAGAAAAAATCAGAAAATAATCTGTTTTTCAACATTCTACTACTATTAGACCAGTAATATGCCACACTAAAGTGTAAATTACTAACTTTGCTATAGAGAAACTAAAAGATTGATAAACTCATGTGTATTTTTAGTTTATAGGTTGCTGTGATTATGGGAAGAATTCGTGTGAGGGTTAAGGCTTCTTTTGGGGAAGTTGTTATTGAAGATGAAACCGCTGAAGAGATTTTAAACACTTTGAAAACTTTGCCGCCACAGTTTGTGAATGAAGTAAGCAGTCTGATTTCGTCTAATTT from Candidatus Bathyarchaeum sp. encodes:
- a CDS encoding AEC family transporter, whose protein sequence is MADALIGTAVPILLLMGIGFLSRKFDLLKSGDERVLSSYVYYFALPARFIVDMAQTTFVTETLVFIFAGIIPIFLVVAIFSLLYVTVRFSRNTFYLLTLSTIFGNTAFFGIPFVTFAFPSTQTEQTATLSAATIGIAAIAVSVALLEFYRLEKISKIQGLKYVGSRLLKNPLIVSIFVGIIISLVGIEIPLPLATVLDMIGGTTSAVAIFMLGAFLYGKKYTNLKVGFGLSLLRIILLPLIALATLMLFELPIMEESVIVLMHAMPVAVALSVLSERYNFHRETIASLTLVSSVGAIVYLNLWLALLGV